One part of the Microbulbifer sp. THAF38 genome encodes these proteins:
- a CDS encoding TonB-dependent copper receptor, translated as MRKVKSQKNKPLHTPLSLAIIAGCTFPAALMASEVNEKKEREMEQMVVTGVKTEQPLNLLTDPKMPRQPLPANDGADYLKTIPGFSVVRKGGTSGDPLLRGMGGSRLGMLLDGESLMGGCPGRMDPPTAYIFPESLDEIEVIKGPQSVAHGPGNSAGVVLFNQLQERPTEPEWDMHASLLGGSADRKDGLFDLAYKTPEFSLRGSATSASADDYEDGDGNQVHSNYERWSGKANLAWTPDDDNRLEFETAFSDAEAAYADRGVDGSKFARESYKAKYRRSNIGDLLNTIDVQIYYNTIDHIMDNYSLRAPSGMTTNPVVMNLDSETMGAKLSLQLNPADNIELTAGLDTWQNRHRGRMSMNQSMIDYRSLKWDADAEFSQLGIFSEASWQFAPNQRWIAGARLDDWKVKDLRETIAVSMMAKVDNPTAGESRSERLPSGFMRYELALPSPPNSSATLYAGLGYSERFPDYWELFSREAADSYSALNIESEKTSQLDIGAIYRTEKLSASISAFASDIRDYLLVQNDYQKPALMSGMDTMSSMDAAMDMGESADSRTVAVIRNIQARTWGLELDASYQLNDNWRTEFTVTSVRGSNDTDKTTLAQLPPLETRLGLHYEQAQWSAGILWRAIASQDRVDVGKGNIIGQDFGPTDSADVLSINAGWRPNQRLLLTAGIDNLLDETYAEHISRAGAEIPNFPQLDRVNEPGRTLWIKTIYRI; from the coding sequence ATGCGAAAAGTTAAATCCCAAAAGAACAAGCCATTACACACTCCATTGAGCCTGGCAATTATTGCCGGCTGCACCTTTCCCGCAGCCTTAATGGCCAGCGAGGTCAATGAAAAAAAAGAGCGTGAAATGGAGCAGATGGTGGTCACCGGAGTAAAAACCGAGCAGCCACTAAATCTGCTGACGGACCCCAAAATGCCTCGTCAGCCTCTGCCTGCCAACGACGGCGCCGACTATCTAAAAACCATTCCCGGATTTTCCGTGGTACGCAAAGGTGGCACCAGTGGCGATCCCCTGTTGCGGGGCATGGGTGGTTCGCGCCTGGGCATGTTACTGGATGGAGAGTCTCTTATGGGCGGTTGTCCCGGCCGTATGGACCCGCCTACCGCCTATATTTTCCCCGAAAGCCTCGATGAAATAGAGGTAATTAAGGGCCCCCAGAGCGTCGCTCACGGACCGGGTAATTCCGCTGGGGTTGTACTTTTCAATCAGCTACAGGAACGTCCTACCGAACCCGAATGGGATATGCATGCGAGCCTGCTCGGCGGTAGCGCCGATCGAAAAGACGGGCTCTTTGACCTAGCTTACAAAACCCCGGAATTTTCCCTGCGCGGTTCGGCGACCTCTGCCTCTGCGGATGATTATGAGGATGGCGACGGTAATCAGGTGCACTCGAACTACGAGCGCTGGAGTGGCAAGGCCAATCTGGCCTGGACCCCTGACGATGACAATCGCCTGGAATTCGAAACGGCTTTTAGCGATGCCGAAGCGGCCTATGCCGACCGCGGCGTGGATGGCAGTAAATTTGCGCGCGAAAGCTACAAAGCCAAATATCGCCGCAGCAATATCGGCGATCTGCTGAATACCATCGACGTGCAGATCTATTACAACACTATCGATCACATCATGGATAATTACAGCCTGCGTGCCCCCTCGGGAATGACGACTAACCCAGTCGTGATGAATTTAGACAGCGAAACCATGGGTGCCAAGCTGAGCCTGCAGCTGAACCCTGCGGATAACATTGAGCTGACAGCAGGCCTGGATACCTGGCAAAACCGTCACCGCGGCCGCATGAGTATGAACCAGTCGATGATAGATTATCGCTCACTGAAGTGGGATGCGGATGCGGAATTTTCTCAGTTGGGCATTTTCTCCGAGGCCAGCTGGCAGTTTGCTCCCAACCAACGATGGATCGCCGGCGCCAGGCTGGACGACTGGAAAGTGAAAGATCTGCGCGAGACCATCGCGGTCTCCATGATGGCCAAAGTAGATAACCCAACCGCCGGCGAAAGCCGCTCCGAGCGACTGCCCAGCGGTTTTATGCGCTACGAGTTAGCCCTGCCGAGCCCTCCCAATAGTTCCGCCACTCTTTATGCCGGACTCGGATACAGCGAGCGCTTCCCAGATTACTGGGAACTATTCTCCCGCGAAGCGGCGGACTCCTACAGCGCGCTCAATATAGAGTCGGAAAAAACCAGTCAGCTAGATATTGGCGCTATCTATCGCACCGAAAAGTTGTCCGCCAGTATTTCCGCTTTTGCCAGTGATATCCGCGACTATCTATTAGTGCAGAATGATTACCAAAAGCCGGCGTTGATGTCAGGTATGGACACCATGTCATCCATGGATGCTGCTATGGATATGGGAGAGTCGGCAGATAGCCGGACCGTTGCGGTAATACGCAATATCCAGGCACGTACCTGGGGTTTGGAATTGGATGCCAGCTATCAATTGAACGATAACTGGCGCACCGAATTCACCGTCACTTCAGTGCGCGGTTCCAACGATACGGACAAGACTACCCTGGCCCAGCTACCCCCATTGGAAACACGCCTGGGGCTGCACTATGAGCAGGCTCAATGGTCGGCGGGTATTCTGTGGCGGGCCATTGCCAGCCAGGATCGCGTCGATGTCGGCAAGGGTAATATTATCGGACAGGACTTCGGTCCCACGGATTCTGCCGACGTACTATCGATTAATGCCGGCTGGCGCCCAAACCAGCGACTGCTGTTAACCGCTGGTATCGACAACCTGTTGGATGAGACCTATGCCGAACATATTAGCCGTGCGGGAGCGGAAATCCCCAATTTTCCGCAGCTGGATAGGGTCAATGAGCCCGGCAGAACCTTATGGATTAAAACCATTTACCGTATTTAA
- a CDS encoding outer membrane beta-barrel protein — translation MKIVLCILALLLSSIVAAKEWNNPFDGIESGEYRLITTLGLGSGELQLNDQRDFFGYVSVGVTPAGGVWQVNLQFSRFNDNHVRINQVGLNFKVDFTLNCYVQCLYWMAGWNYADVDLNDVRKHGYWYHHKDKWHQYDVDDKGKDWYYDGHYYHVIDASGSDSFWNLGLGYRFMWNQDFDTSIEYNYNDINSVYRVNLGHLRTLSLNFSYRF, via the coding sequence ATGAAGATAGTGTTATGTATCCTGGCTCTGCTGTTATCGTCAATAGTCGCTGCGAAGGAGTGGAATAATCCTTTCGATGGTATTGAGTCGGGTGAATATCGGCTTATTACCACGCTGGGATTGGGTTCTGGAGAGCTGCAGCTCAATGATCAACGGGATTTTTTTGGCTATGTCAGTGTAGGAGTGACACCCGCGGGGGGTGTTTGGCAGGTAAATTTACAATTTTCCCGCTTCAATGATAACCATGTGCGAATCAATCAGGTGGGGCTGAATTTTAAGGTGGATTTTACCTTAAATTGCTATGTTCAGTGCCTCTACTGGATGGCGGGCTGGAACTATGCCGACGTGGATCTGAATGATGTGCGTAAACATGGTTATTGGTATCACCATAAAGATAAATGGCATCAGTATGATGTTGATGACAAGGGAAAAGACTGGTATTACGACGGCCATTACTACCATGTGATAGACGCCAGTGGCAGCGATTCTTTCTGGAACTTAGGGCTCGGCTACCGGTTTATGTGGAACCAGGATTTTGATACCTCTATCGAATACAACTACAACGATATTAACTCTGTCTACAGGGTAAATCTGGGGCACCTGCGTACTTTAAGCCTGAATTTTTCCTATCGTTTTTAA
- a CDS encoding MoxR family ATPase: MSDTTLNPEPQTHSETPDWQAAAAQLQLLRNNINRLLIGQEQVVEQVLVALLASGHVLLEGVPGLGKTLLVRTLASCFGGHFRRIQFTPDLMPADVTGHAMYNMGESRFEVRRGPVFTNLLLADEINRAPAKTQAALLEVMQEKQVTIDGKAFAVPSPFMVLATQNPIEQEGTYPLPEAELDRFLLKVLIDYPSLEAELQLAAAASSGRIEKHLREKAAGEITVEQLQQLQALVPQVALDQQVLDYAVRLVRATREANQLRSPAGPRASIGLLQAARASALLQGREFVLPDDIKAMAIPVMRHRVSLSPDMEIDGETTDSALAMIIDSVEAPRL, encoded by the coding sequence ATGAGCGATACTACCCTGAATCCAGAACCCCAAACCCACAGCGAAACGCCAGACTGGCAGGCCGCGGCCGCCCAACTACAGCTACTGCGCAACAATATCAACCGCCTGTTGATCGGTCAGGAGCAGGTCGTCGAGCAGGTGCTGGTGGCTCTGCTGGCCTCCGGCCATGTCTTGCTGGAAGGCGTCCCCGGACTCGGCAAGACCCTGTTGGTGCGCACCCTGGCCAGCTGTTTTGGCGGCCACTTTCGCCGCATCCAATTCACCCCGGACCTGATGCCGGCGGATGTTACCGGCCACGCCATGTACAACATGGGCGAGAGCCGCTTCGAAGTGCGCCGTGGACCGGTGTTTACCAATCTACTGCTGGCAGATGAAATCAACCGCGCCCCGGCCAAGACCCAGGCGGCCCTGCTCGAGGTGATGCAGGAGAAGCAAGTCACTATCGACGGCAAGGCCTTTGCCGTACCCAGCCCCTTTATGGTGCTGGCCACTCAGAACCCCATCGAGCAAGAGGGCACCTACCCTCTGCCAGAGGCAGAGCTGGATCGCTTCCTACTTAAGGTTCTGATCGACTACCCCAGCCTGGAAGCCGAATTGCAACTGGCCGCCGCTGCCAGCAGCGGCCGCATAGAGAAACACCTGCGGGAGAAGGCTGCCGGTGAGATAACCGTGGAGCAGTTGCAGCAACTGCAGGCCCTGGTGCCCCAGGTAGCCCTGGACCAGCAGGTATTGGACTACGCCGTGCGCCTGGTGCGCGCCACCCGTGAAGCCAACCAGCTGCGCAGCCCGGCGGGTCCCCGCGCCAGTATCGGCCTGTTGCAGGCAGCGCGCGCCAGCGCCCTGCTGCAGGGGCGCGAGTTTGTTCTGCCAGACGACATCAAAGCCATGGCGATCCCGGTTATGCGCCACCGCGTCAGCCTGTCCCCGGATATGGAAATCGACGGCGAGACCACCGACAGCGCCCTGGCCATGATTATCGATAGCGTCGAGGCGCCGCGACTGTGA
- a CDS encoding DUF4350 domain-containing protein, with amino-acid sequence MTTKRLLIGIAVLLCAGLVWLFLTFFERYTEEKDRGWGSEARRNPFLAAEQYLAGVGLEPQQAENISVLNTLLADATLFIASSSQVYNPQRVEELLQWVRDGGHAIVVARTEGFDFEEGRSEERDWLLEALGVSMLEGHGDYYFEHPLQPLLGEDAELKPEQSPGEALREYNRRIEEGQEEEQAESEKEKPRNPDVDPEDLVTLPTAGGNEAQLHFDASHLLYHPGIEDNTVEGAPVFFAKVWRDDEGVPFMQFAQGEGVITLMTDSTMWQSHRIGHFDHAYFLQLLAGSGDFVFLTRPRFDSLGLLARQYAAEFFISGLLALLGWLILRARRFGPLQPSPEIARRSLLEHISACGHYYWRDDQCQRLLRGQREELLRRLGATDTSSSARQTLSKRLSATTNLSEHNIIASLWGKPATSEESFTEQMRTLQRIEAVL; translated from the coding sequence ATGACCACTAAACGCCTGTTGATCGGAATCGCCGTACTGCTGTGTGCCGGCCTGGTATGGCTGTTCCTCACTTTTTTTGAACGCTATACAGAAGAAAAGGATCGCGGCTGGGGGTCGGAAGCGCGGCGCAATCCCTTCCTGGCAGCCGAGCAGTATCTCGCCGGAGTAGGGCTGGAACCGCAGCAGGCGGAAAATATCTCCGTGCTGAATACCCTGCTGGCGGACGCCACTCTGTTTATCGCCAGTTCCAGCCAAGTCTATAACCCCCAGCGGGTCGAGGAACTGCTGCAGTGGGTGCGAGACGGTGGCCATGCTATCGTCGTCGCGCGCACCGAAGGCTTTGATTTCGAGGAGGGGCGCAGCGAAGAGCGCGACTGGCTGCTGGAAGCCCTCGGCGTCTCCATGCTGGAAGGGCATGGGGACTACTATTTTGAGCATCCACTGCAACCTCTGCTGGGAGAGGATGCAGAGCTGAAACCCGAACAGAGCCCGGGAGAGGCCCTGCGCGAATACAACCGCCGCATTGAAGAGGGCCAGGAAGAAGAGCAGGCGGAGTCTGAAAAGGAAAAGCCTCGCAATCCCGACGTGGACCCCGAAGATCTGGTCACCCTGCCCACCGCTGGCGGGAACGAGGCTCAATTACACTTCGACGCCAGCCACCTGCTCTACCATCCCGGCATCGAAGACAACACTGTCGAGGGCGCACCGGTATTTTTTGCCAAAGTCTGGCGCGACGACGAGGGCGTGCCCTTTATGCAGTTTGCCCAGGGGGAAGGCGTTATCACCCTGATGACAGACAGCACCATGTGGCAGTCGCACCGAATCGGGCATTTCGATCACGCCTACTTTTTACAGTTGCTGGCCGGAAGCGGTGATTTTGTTTTCCTCACCAGGCCACGCTTCGACTCGCTGGGATTGCTCGCACGCCAGTACGCTGCCGAATTTTTTATCTCCGGTCTGCTCGCCCTGCTGGGCTGGTTGATTTTGCGTGCGCGCCGCTTCGGTCCATTACAGCCATCGCCGGAGATAGCGCGGCGCTCCCTGTTAGAGCATATCTCCGCCTGCGGCCACTACTACTGGCGAGACGATCAGTGCCAGCGGCTACTCCGCGGGCAGCGTGAGGAGCTGTTGCGCCGCCTGGGAGCGACGGACACCAGCTCGTCTGCGCGCCAGACTCTGAGCAAAAGACTCAGCGCCACAACCAATCTCAGCGAACACAACATCATCGCCAGCCTGTGGGGCAAACCGGCGACCAGCGAAGAATCCTTTACCGAACAAATGCGCACCCTGCAGCGAATTGAGGCAGTCCTATGA
- the cysQ gene encoding 3'(2'),5'-bisphosphate nucleotidase CysQ, producing MNKALLEQVIAICKNAGEAILEVYHSSAELEVDTKADDSPVTAADLAAHKILAPALARLIEGVPVLSEEQEMPSFAERSQWQRYWIVDPLDGTKEFIRRNGEFTVNVALIENGEPVLGVVHVPVLDITYAGGKGDGAFKRTESGDTEIRVRPLKPRLEAGEAVELVASRSHGAGAVDQLVERIESRLGAVACKNMGSSLKLCLVAEGDADLYPRLAPTCEWDTAAAQAVVEAAGGIVVDDSFKLLRYNRKDSLLNPFFYVIGDASYDWQDLLIAESPVN from the coding sequence ATGAATAAGGCATTATTGGAGCAGGTGATTGCTATCTGCAAAAACGCCGGTGAAGCAATCCTGGAGGTTTACCACAGCAGCGCTGAGCTGGAGGTGGATACTAAAGCGGACGACTCGCCGGTGACAGCTGCCGACCTGGCGGCCCACAAAATCTTGGCGCCGGCTCTGGCGCGATTGATTGAGGGAGTGCCGGTATTATCCGAAGAACAGGAAATGCCGTCATTTGCCGAGCGCAGCCAATGGCAGCGTTACTGGATAGTGGACCCGCTGGATGGCACCAAGGAATTTATCCGCCGCAACGGCGAATTCACGGTAAATGTGGCTCTTATTGAGAATGGCGAGCCCGTGTTGGGGGTAGTGCATGTACCGGTACTGGATATCACCTATGCCGGTGGCAAGGGCGATGGTGCCTTTAAACGCACCGAATCTGGGGATACCGAAATACGCGTGCGCCCACTGAAGCCGCGTTTGGAGGCAGGCGAAGCGGTGGAACTGGTTGCCAGCCGAAGTCATGGTGCCGGTGCCGTGGATCAATTGGTAGAGCGTATCGAATCCAGGCTTGGTGCGGTGGCTTGTAAAAATATGGGTAGCTCTCTCAAACTGTGTCTGGTGGCTGAGGGGGATGCTGATCTCTACCCGCGACTCGCGCCCACTTGTGAGTGGGATACAGCCGCGGCCCAGGCGGTGGTTGAGGCGGCTGGTGGCATCGTGGTGGACGATTCCTTCAAGCTATTGCGTTACAACCGTAAAGACTCATTGCTGAATCCATTTTTCTATGTAATCGGTGATGCATCTTACGACTGGCAGGATTTGCTCATTGCAGAGTCCCCAGTGAACTAA
- the yrfG gene encoding GMP/IMP nucleotidase translates to MLDWRSIDTVLLDMDGTLLDLHYDNHFWLDHLPKRYAEVHGLDPERAQVELQREIDARRGTLEWYCLDFWAETLRLDILAILREIEERIALRPHTEAFLQGLRQLRKPTYLVTNAHRHGLDHKLQITGLEHWFDDIISSHDYGHAKESECFWHALREEVAFDPGRTLFVDDNQSVLTAAQDYGIAHLLCIRQPDSRGPKREISDFPAIHHFDEIMSLQPNNKAQQQ, encoded by the coding sequence ATGCTCGACTGGCGAAGTATCGATACCGTGCTGCTGGATATGGACGGCACCCTGTTGGATTTGCACTACGACAACCACTTCTGGCTCGACCACCTGCCCAAACGCTACGCCGAGGTACACGGCCTCGACCCCGAGCGGGCCCAGGTGGAACTGCAGCGGGAAATTGATGCGCGCCGCGGCACCCTGGAGTGGTACTGCCTGGATTTTTGGGCGGAAACCCTGAGGCTGGATATCCTCGCGATACTGCGCGAGATTGAGGAGCGCATTGCCCTGCGCCCCCATACTGAAGCCTTCCTGCAAGGGCTGCGGCAGCTGCGCAAACCCACTTACCTGGTCACCAATGCACACCGCCACGGGCTCGATCACAAGCTGCAAATCACCGGCCTCGAGCACTGGTTTGACGACATCATCTCCTCCCATGATTATGGACACGCCAAGGAGAGTGAGTGCTTTTGGCATGCCCTGCGCGAGGAAGTGGCTTTCGACCCCGGGCGCACCCTGTTTGTGGACGACAACCAGAGTGTACTGACCGCCGCACAGGATTACGGCATCGCCCACCTGCTGTGCATCCGCCAACCGGACAGCCGCGGACCCAAACGAGAGATCAGCGACTTCCCGGCGATTCACCACTTCGACGAAATTATGTCGCTGCAACCCAACAACAAAGCGCAGCAACAATAA
- a CDS encoding lysoplasmalogenase, giving the protein MNPNMNTNAHSAAHTSQFLPGAFFFFATLFMLLDGLAIQGLWMASLKALPIAILAMMAMRHLEGLSRSLTLAALAFSALGDVLLEMTFAQQFIFGLGAFLVAQLLYAANFLRFADFRNRRSLIRILPVILVAVGLARWILPAAGELAPAVLLYLLAIVAMALGAGAHRGNSGLLFAGALTFMLSDALIAVNKFIAPLPLADTAIMLTYYGAQVVILYGIRRAQA; this is encoded by the coding sequence ATGAATCCCAATATGAACACCAATGCCCACAGTGCGGCCCACACAAGCCAATTTCTACCCGGCGCATTTTTTTTCTTTGCAACCCTTTTTATGCTGCTCGATGGTTTGGCGATTCAAGGGCTGTGGATGGCTTCGCTGAAAGCACTGCCAATCGCCATACTCGCCATGATGGCCATGCGCCATCTAGAGGGGCTCAGCCGCAGCCTGACACTGGCGGCCCTGGCTTTTTCCGCACTCGGCGATGTGCTGTTGGAAATGACATTTGCCCAGCAGTTTATCTTCGGACTGGGCGCCTTTCTGGTGGCACAACTCCTTTACGCGGCTAATTTCTTGCGTTTTGCCGACTTCCGCAATCGCCGCAGCCTGATACGTATCCTACCGGTGATTCTGGTCGCGGTAGGACTGGCCCGTTGGATACTTCCCGCGGCGGGAGAGCTGGCGCCAGCAGTGCTTCTTTACTTGCTGGCCATTGTCGCCATGGCCCTTGGCGCCGGGGCTCACCGAGGCAATTCCGGGCTGCTATTCGCGGGTGCACTCACTTTCATGCTGTCCGACGCATTGATCGCCGTTAACAAATTTATTGCTCCACTACCCTTGGCCGATACGGCGATTATGCTCACCTATTACGGCGCTCAGGTTGTCATCCTGTACGGCATACGTCGCGCCCAGGCATAA
- a CDS encoding 2OG-Fe(II) oxygenase → MSQVTIERLSSAEVKPSPFPHFYLERSLASDEASALIADFPPLHKGGSFNIKDVKTSERLRSFIEQFGSAEVRRILGEKFALDLSDKPMMATLRGYSRAKDGRIHTDSKTKLITVLIYLNSDWSAPTGRLRILRSGKSLDDYSDELLPGPGSLVAFKVTDNCWHGYPSFVGKRQAIQINFLSGDKAKKKHQFFHGISARLKSLLR, encoded by the coding sequence ATGTCCCAAGTCACTATCGAGCGGCTCAGCAGTGCCGAAGTAAAGCCTTCCCCCTTCCCCCATTTCTACTTAGAGCGCTCCCTGGCCTCCGACGAGGCCAGCGCCCTGATCGCAGACTTCCCCCCTCTACACAAAGGCGGCAGTTTCAACATCAAGGATGTCAAAACCTCGGAGCGCCTGCGCAGTTTTATCGAGCAGTTTGGCAGTGCCGAAGTGCGGCGTATTCTCGGTGAAAAATTCGCATTGGATCTATCTGATAAACCGATGATGGCCACCTTGCGTGGATACTCCCGGGCTAAAGATGGGCGCATTCATACAGACTCCAAAACCAAACTCATTACCGTACTGATCTATCTGAACAGCGACTGGTCGGCACCCACTGGACGCCTGCGTATCCTGCGCAGCGGCAAAAGCCTGGACGACTACAGTGATGAACTGCTACCCGGGCCGGGTTCTCTGGTGGCTTTCAAGGTGACCGATAATTGCTGGCACGGCTACCCCAGCTTTGTCGGTAAACGACAGGCGATCCAAATCAATTTTCTAAGCGGCGACAAGGCCAAGAAAAAACACCAGTTTTTTCATGGTATCAGTGCGCGATTAAAGTCTCTCTTGCGATAG
- a CDS encoding type II toxin-antitoxin system HicB family antitoxin yields the protein MRYPVVLHNIEYAGFGAIAPDLPHCHCYAETLDGALQKMAETIFQRLEELRIAGKPMPQPQEVDDLRDNPAFAGGIWAIIDVESV from the coding sequence ATGCGCTATCCGGTTGTGCTTCACAACATCGAATACGCCGGCTTTGGTGCCATAGCACCGGACCTGCCGCATTGTCATTGCTATGCCGAAACCTTGGATGGCGCCCTGCAAAAAATGGCGGAAACTATATTTCAGCGCCTGGAGGAGTTACGTATAGCCGGGAAACCAATGCCTCAACCTCAGGAGGTGGATGATTTGCGTGATAACCCCGCTTTTGCCGGCGGTATCTGGGCCATTATTGATGTCGAGAGTGTATAG
- a CDS encoding DUF58 domain-containing protein has translation MTQSAVATEVPSTKSSLGRAGPSRRLVKLLGYWCLAALAVSAARIWLPQSAQLLQTLWWTAGALLIGAALLDFLTGRRVLGLGGERKLPGNLALGVRNSARLKLHNRGQRSLSLSVCDSVPQQLGSSGLPRQALLEPDQEVAIEYTLVPHRRGSAEFGRIEVLADSPWGLWQTRVWLGSEQTVKVYPNFLGISSLQALSTEQTLRHLGLHQQQRRGEGMDFRQLREYRQGDSQRQVDWRASSRLRKLISREYQDERDQEIIYMLDCGRRMRAKDGELSHFDHALNGLLLSAYVAIKQGDAVGLQAFAAAQDSSGGQLPPVKGESAINLLLNNVYDLHSGTGSVDYSGAAQQLLVTHKRRALVILITNLRDEDSSELLTAVRLLTRNHLVMVASLRETAVDRVAQKPIGDFSEAVESAAARDFLRRRARLLQQLQACNVLVVDSRPELLHQALVQAYWQLKRSGKI, from the coding sequence GTGACACAAAGCGCCGTCGCCACTGAAGTTCCGAGCACAAAGTCCAGTCTCGGGCGAGCAGGCCCCAGCCGCCGCCTGGTGAAACTACTCGGTTACTGGTGCCTGGCCGCTCTGGCGGTGAGTGCTGCACGTATCTGGCTGCCTCAATCTGCACAGCTGCTGCAGACTCTCTGGTGGACCGCTGGCGCGCTGTTAATCGGCGCGGCCCTGCTGGATTTCCTCACCGGGCGCAGGGTTCTGGGCCTGGGGGGCGAACGCAAACTGCCCGGTAATTTGGCCCTGGGCGTGCGTAACAGTGCGCGATTGAAACTGCACAACCGCGGCCAGCGCAGCCTCTCGCTATCCGTGTGCGACAGTGTGCCGCAACAACTGGGCAGCAGCGGGTTACCGCGCCAGGCGCTGCTGGAGCCAGATCAGGAAGTTGCCATTGAGTACACCCTGGTGCCGCACCGCCGTGGCAGTGCCGAATTCGGCCGAATCGAAGTCCTCGCCGACTCTCCCTGGGGTCTGTGGCAGACCCGTGTATGGCTCGGCAGTGAGCAAACCGTGAAGGTCTACCCCAACTTTCTCGGTATCTCCTCCCTGCAGGCGCTCTCCACCGAGCAGACCCTGCGCCATCTCGGCCTGCACCAACAGCAGCGCCGCGGCGAGGGTATGGACTTCCGCCAATTGCGCGAATACCGCCAGGGAGATAGCCAGCGCCAGGTAGATTGGCGCGCCAGTTCACGACTGCGCAAACTCATCAGCCGCGAATACCAGGACGAGCGCGATCAGGAAATTATTTACATGCTCGACTGCGGTCGGCGCATGCGTGCCAAAGACGGCGAGCTGAGCCATTTTGATCACGCCCTTAACGGCCTGCTGCTATCCGCCTATGTGGCGATCAAGCAGGGGGATGCGGTCGGCCTGCAGGCCTTCGCCGCCGCACAGGACAGCTCCGGCGGGCAGCTGCCGCCGGTGAAGGGTGAGAGTGCGATCAACCTGTTGCTGAACAATGTCTACGATCTGCACTCCGGCACCGGCAGCGTGGACTACAGCGGCGCCGCCCAACAATTACTGGTCACCCATAAGCGCCGTGCACTGGTGATCCTGATTACCAACCTGCGCGACGAAGACAGTAGCGAACTGCTCACCGCCGTGCGCCTGCTCACCCGCAACCACCTGGTGATGGTGGCGAGTCTGCGCGAGACCGCCGTGGACCGCGTGGCACAAAAGCCTATTGGAGATTTTTCCGAGGCAGTCGAGAGCGCTGCCGCGCGGGATTTTCTGCGCCGACGTGCGCGCCTATTGCAACAACTGCAGGCCTGTAATGTACTAGTGGTGGATTCCCGCCCGGAGCTTTTGCACCAGGCACTGGTGCAAGCTTATTGGCAGCTCAAGCGCAGCGGCAAAATCTGA
- the cysK gene encoding cysteine synthase A, which produces MKAANILETIGNTPHVRINHLFRPDIEVWMKVERFNPGSSIKDRIALSMIEDAERRGALQPGGVIIEPTSGNTGIGLAMVAVVKGYRLILTMPESMSMERRQVMKAMGAELVLTPKEQGMGGAIAKAEELLKQYENSWMPQQFCNRANVQVHRETTAKEILADFPEGLDYLITGVGTGGHITGCGEVLKESFPKLQVFAVEPEKSPVISGGDKGLHRLQGIGAGFIPEVLNTKMLDGTILVSGEDSFDMTRQCAQREGIFVGISSGASLAALKKREGEFAPGSRVLIFSYDSGERYLSVKDLFPS; this is translated from the coding sequence ATGAAGGCAGCCAATATTCTGGAAACCATCGGCAATACCCCTCATGTGCGCATCAACCACCTGTTCCGCCCGGATATCGAGGTGTGGATGAAAGTGGAGCGCTTTAACCCCGGCAGCAGTATCAAGGACCGTATCGCCCTGTCGATGATCGAAGATGCCGAGCGCCGCGGCGCATTGCAGCCCGGTGGTGTGATTATCGAGCCGACCTCCGGCAACACCGGCATTGGTCTGGCCATGGTAGCGGTGGTGAAGGGCTACCGCCTGATTCTCACCATGCCGGAATCCATGTCGATGGAGCGCCGCCAAGTGATGAAAGCCATGGGTGCCGAGTTAGTGCTCACTCCCAAGGAGCAGGGCATGGGCGGTGCAATTGCCAAGGCTGAGGAACTGCTGAAGCAGTATGAAAATAGCTGGATGCCACAACAGTTCTGCAACCGCGCTAATGTTCAGGTGCATCGCGAGACTACCGCCAAAGAAATCCTCGCAGATTTCCCAGAGGGACTGGATTACTTGATTACCGGTGTCGGCACTGGAGGCCATATCACCGGCTGTGGTGAGGTGCTAAAAGAATCCTTCCCAAAGCTGCAGGTCTTTGCTGTTGAACCGGAAAAATCTCCAGTGATCAGCGGTGGTGATAAAGGGCTGCACCGCTTGCAGGGAATTGGCGCCGGATTTATTCCGGAAGTGCTGAATACCAAGATGCTCGACGGCACTATTTTGGTGAGCGGAGAGGATAGCTTCGATATGACGCGCCAATGTGCCCAACGGGAGGGGATTTTTGTGGGCATTTCCTCCGGCGCCAGTCTGGCGGCATTAAAAAAACGTGAGGGCGAGTTCGCCCCAGGCAGCCGTGTGCTGATTTTCAGTTATGACAGCGGAGAGCGCTATCTATCTGTAAAAGATCTTTTCCCATCTTAA